A window of Microbacterium luteolum contains these coding sequences:
- a CDS encoding carbohydrate ABC transporter permease translates to MMKRRSKAPRILSIVLLTVAAIGFAFPFYFMLVGAFQESPTNAPNELFPTSGWTVDNFVAIDSRIDLAGSLLNSLIFTAGVLLGTVVFGLLAGYAIARLDFRGRGVVWVLMLLVQMVPFQLLMIPLYVQITRSYGLGDSYLGMILPFLINTTAVFIFVQFFKALPVEIFEAARIDGAGEIRLLTSVAIPLIRPVLVTVVLVTFIGPWNEFLWPFLITKDATLQPLAVSLANYISNVAQSTANPNGAILAGATALAFPVVILFIVFQRFFRATDLGAAVKG, encoded by the coding sequence ATGATGAAACGCAGAAGCAAGGCCCCCCGCATCCTGAGCATCGTCCTGCTCACGGTGGCGGCGATCGGATTCGCCTTCCCGTTCTACTTCATGCTCGTCGGGGCGTTCCAGGAGAGTCCGACGAACGCGCCGAACGAGCTCTTCCCGACCAGCGGATGGACCGTCGACAACTTCGTCGCGATCGACTCGCGGATCGACCTCGCGGGCTCTCTGCTGAACTCGCTGATCTTCACGGCCGGCGTGCTGCTCGGCACCGTGGTGTTCGGGCTGCTCGCCGGGTATGCGATCGCCCGTCTCGACTTCCGCGGACGCGGCGTCGTCTGGGTGCTCATGCTGCTCGTGCAGATGGTGCCGTTCCAGCTGCTGATGATCCCGCTGTACGTGCAGATCACCCGCAGTTACGGACTCGGGGACTCGTACCTCGGCATGATCCTGCCGTTCCTCATCAACACGACCGCCGTGTTCATCTTCGTGCAGTTCTTCAAGGCGCTGCCCGTGGAGATCTTCGAGGCGGCGCGCATCGACGGGGCCGGCGAGATCCGCCTGCTGACCTCGGTCGCGATCCCGCTCATCCGGCCCGTGCTGGTGACCGTCGTGCTCGTCACGTTCATCGGTCCGTGGAACGAGTTCCTCTGGCCGTTCCTCATCACGAAGGATGCGACGCTGCAGCCGCTCGCCGTGTCTCTCGCGAACTACATCTCGAACGTGGCGCAGTCCACCGCGAACCCCAACGGGGCGATCCTCGCCGGCGCGACCGCGCTCGCCTTCCCCGTCGTCATCCTGTTCATCGTCTTCCAGCGGTTCTTCCGCGCCACCGACCTCGGCGCAGCCGTCAAGGGCTGA
- a CDS encoding aldo/keto reductase, translating into MHTRTIGQGLEVSAVGLGCMGMSQSYGPNPGDRGEMIAVLRSALDHGVTFFDTAEVYGPYVNEELAGEALEPIRDQVVVATKFGWRIEDGRSVGLDSRPEQIRRVAEESLRRLRTDVIDLFYQHRVDPEVPIEDVAGTVSELIAEGKVRHFGLSEASASTIRRAHAVQPVTALQSEYSLWTRDPERDVLPVLGELGIGFVPFSPLGKGFLTGTVDQNTTFADGDIRGTIPRFSEENRAANQALVRQVGDLAAAKDATPGQIALAWLLARAPWIVPIPGTRRTARIAENAGATAVALSADEVSDLDRLADRVGVAGDRYNSQQMSFVDR; encoded by the coding sequence ATGCACACACGCACAATCGGACAGGGACTCGAGGTCTCGGCGGTCGGACTCGGCTGCATGGGGATGTCGCAGAGCTACGGGCCGAACCCCGGCGACCGCGGCGAGATGATCGCGGTGCTGCGCTCGGCCCTCGATCACGGCGTGACGTTCTTCGACACGGCCGAGGTCTACGGCCCCTACGTGAACGAAGAACTGGCCGGAGAGGCACTGGAGCCCATCCGCGATCAGGTCGTCGTCGCCACGAAGTTCGGCTGGCGGATCGAAGACGGACGCAGCGTCGGACTCGACAGTCGTCCGGAGCAGATCCGCCGGGTCGCCGAGGAGTCGCTCCGGCGGCTCCGCACCGACGTGATCGACCTGTTCTACCAGCACCGCGTCGACCCCGAGGTGCCGATCGAAGACGTCGCCGGCACGGTCTCCGAGCTGATCGCCGAAGGCAAGGTCCGGCACTTCGGGCTGTCCGAGGCGTCGGCATCCACCATCCGCCGCGCCCATGCGGTGCAGCCGGTCACGGCCTTGCAGAGCGAGTACTCGCTCTGGACGCGCGACCCCGAACGCGATGTCCTCCCGGTGCTCGGCGAGCTGGGGATCGGCTTCGTGCCGTTCAGCCCGCTCGGGAAGGGATTCCTCACCGGCACGGTCGATCAGAACACGACTTTCGCGGACGGCGACATCCGCGGGACGATCCCGCGCTTCAGCGAGGAGAACCGCGCGGCCAACCAGGCGCTCGTGCGCCAGGTCGGCGACCTCGCCGCCGCGAAGGACGCCACGCCCGGCCAGATCGCCCTCGCCTGGCTGCTCGCTCGCGCCCCGTGGATCGTGCCGATTCCCGGAACCCGTCGCACGGCGCGGATCGCCGAGAACGCGGGAGCGACCGCCGTCGCCCTGTCGGCCGACGAGGTCTCCGATCTCGACCGGCTGGCCGACCGGGTGGGCGTCGCCGGCGACCGGTACAACTCCCAGCAGATGAGCTTCGTCGACCGCTGA
- a CDS encoding squalene cyclase — protein sequence MAISTALRDWLLDSDPSLRWQVERDLTDAPPEFWEATRARVTTEGFGAALLSRQDADGKWAGGAHFPGGFFDSAEAQTPGQPWVATSWSLKDLREWGVDAAALEGTVEKLAANCRWEYEDLPFWGGEVDVCINAFTLASGAWLGVDMSELARWFVTHRLADGGWNCEAEEGRSTRSSFHSTLNAVVGLLAYERRTGDTSARDARHGGEEYLLRRRLLYRESTGEVVDGFVSQFTYPHRYRYSALTALDHFRDAALLEGTRPDRRLADAVEVVRAARRPDGTWLQGTPLAGRTWFAVDAPEGEPSRWLTLFGTRVLDWWDAAA from the coding sequence ATGGCGATCTCGACGGCACTCCGTGATTGGCTGCTCGATTCCGACCCCTCCCTGCGCTGGCAGGTCGAGCGCGACCTGACGGATGCTCCGCCCGAGTTCTGGGAGGCGACCAGGGCACGGGTGACGACCGAGGGGTTCGGCGCCGCGCTGCTCTCCCGACAGGATGCCGACGGGAAGTGGGCTGGAGGCGCGCACTTCCCTGGAGGCTTCTTCGACAGTGCCGAGGCGCAGACGCCGGGACAGCCCTGGGTCGCGACCAGCTGGTCACTCAAAGACCTCCGCGAGTGGGGCGTGGATGCCGCAGCCCTCGAGGGGACAGTTGAGAAGCTCGCGGCGAACTGCCGCTGGGAGTACGAGGATCTCCCGTTCTGGGGCGGCGAGGTCGACGTGTGCATCAACGCGTTCACCCTCGCCAGCGGCGCCTGGCTCGGGGTGGACATGAGCGAGCTCGCGCGCTGGTTCGTGACGCACCGCCTCGCCGACGGCGGCTGGAACTGCGAGGCGGAGGAGGGACGGTCGACGCGCTCCTCGTTCCACTCGACGCTGAACGCGGTGGTCGGACTGCTGGCCTACGAGCGCCGCACGGGCGACACGTCCGCCCGCGATGCCCGCCATGGGGGCGAGGAGTATCTCCTTCGGCGCCGGCTCCTCTACCGGGAGTCGACCGGAGAGGTCGTCGACGGCTTCGTGTCGCAGTTCACGTACCCGCACCGGTACCGGTACAGCGCACTGACCGCGCTCGACCACTTCCGCGATGCCGCGCTCCTGGAGGGCACGCGTCCCGACCGTCGGCTCGCCGATGCGGTGGAGGTGGTCCGCGCCGCACGTCGGCCCGACGGCACCTGGCTGCAGGGAACGCCACTCGCCGGCCGCACCTGGTTCGCCGTCGATGCCCCGGAGGGCGAGCCGTCGCGCTGGCTCACCCTGTTCGGCACGCGCGTCCTCGATTGGTGGGATGCCGCGGCCTGA
- a CDS encoding extracellular solute-binding protein produces MKKIRALALIGATALIATGCSAGGGGGGEGGADATGPIDVWLSNNEQEVEWGKAVVEAWNAEHPDEKVTAQEIPAGSSSEEAITAAITAGTAPCLVYNVAPAAVSGWVKQGGLVDLSTIDGGSDYITERGGDVESYSTDGSYYQLPWKSNPVMVMYNKALFTAAGIDAENPQMNTYDAFLEGAQKIVDSGVQSAIWPAPTSEFYQPWFDYYPLYLAETDGTMLVEDGKATIDSDAGRTVAEFWATIYKDKLAPNEAATDDAMSAGTTAMQLAGPWAIPSYAETVDVGFMPVPTSDGRENPVTFADSKSVSMFTACENQGTAWEFLKFSTSVESDGQFLEATGQMPMRTDLTGTFADYFEANPNYVAFAEQAEATADVPSIPNSVEAWQAFRDAYSPAVIFGKDSIDDFLKNASSKIDELVAE; encoded by the coding sequence ATGAAGAAGATCCGCGCACTCGCGCTCATCGGCGCCACCGCACTCATCGCCACCGGATGCTCCGCCGGAGGCGGCGGCGGGGGCGAAGGCGGCGCTGACGCCACCGGGCCCATCGACGTCTGGCTCTCGAACAACGAGCAGGAGGTCGAGTGGGGCAAGGCGGTCGTCGAGGCCTGGAACGCCGAGCATCCGGATGAGAAGGTCACGGCGCAGGAGATTCCCGCCGGCTCTTCGTCGGAAGAGGCCATCACGGCCGCGATCACCGCCGGCACCGCGCCGTGCCTCGTCTACAACGTGGCGCCCGCGGCCGTATCCGGGTGGGTCAAGCAGGGCGGCCTCGTCGACCTGAGCACCATCGACGGCGGCAGCGACTACATCACCGAGCGGGGCGGCGACGTCGAGTCGTACTCCACCGACGGCAGCTACTACCAGCTGCCGTGGAAGTCGAACCCCGTCATGGTCATGTACAACAAGGCGCTGTTCACGGCTGCGGGCATCGATGCGGAGAACCCGCAGATGAACACGTACGACGCGTTCCTCGAGGGCGCACAGAAGATCGTCGACTCGGGCGTGCAGAGCGCGATCTGGCCCGCTCCGACCAGCGAGTTCTACCAGCCGTGGTTCGACTACTACCCGCTCTACCTCGCCGAGACCGACGGCACCATGCTCGTCGAAGACGGCAAGGCGACGATCGATTCGGATGCCGGACGCACCGTCGCCGAGTTCTGGGCGACGATCTACAAGGACAAGCTGGCGCCGAACGAGGCCGCGACCGATGACGCGATGTCGGCGGGAACGACCGCCATGCAGCTCGCCGGGCCCTGGGCGATCCCGTCCTACGCTGAGACCGTCGACGTCGGCTTCATGCCGGTGCCGACGAGCGACGGCCGCGAGAACCCGGTCACCTTCGCCGACTCGAAGAGCGTGTCGATGTTCACGGCCTGCGAGAACCAGGGCACCGCGTGGGAGTTCCTGAAGTTCTCCACCAGCGTCGAGAGCGACGGGCAGTTCCTCGAGGCCACCGGCCAGATGCCGATGCGCACCGACCTGACCGGGACCTTCGCGGACTACTTCGAGGCGAACCCGAACTACGTCGCATTCGCCGAGCAGGCCGAGGCCACGGCCGACGTGCCCAGCATCCCGAACTCGGTGGAGGCCTGGCAGGCGTTCCGCGACGCGTACTCCCCCGCGGTGATCTTCGGCAAGGACTCGATCGACGACTTCCTGAAGAACGCCTCGTCCAAGATCGACGAGCTCGTCGCCGAGTGA
- a CDS encoding DnaJ domain-containing protein: protein MFDSPLSASAYEVLGVASTSGDDDLRRAYRLRLRQTHPDTGGDAAVFIRVQRAWELVGTPEGRAAYDRSHGIGVETEWGGWRAPDTRRDTRPRPKSYGEPGAWRRARYVALLQEWAGEEVADPYAPALVRAAPRELKRLLADALAEEGTAQTVAGLGMGFTLWHGVAVAASADAETTDAADRLDHIVLGPSGLYGVMSADFGGVVGFRRGEITGPSLGHRAPVTTLLAQINTVARTARVRFSGAIVALPDDDLSQAVTPLGSIRGLPVVVVRRSALPLLLRKGMPGARVIGGNELFDIRTRLIQRSRLA, encoded by the coding sequence ATGTTCGACAGTCCGCTCTCGGCCTCGGCCTACGAAGTGCTCGGCGTCGCGTCGACGTCAGGCGACGACGACCTGCGGCGCGCGTATCGGCTGCGGCTGCGGCAGACGCATCCCGACACCGGCGGTGACGCGGCCGTGTTCATCCGGGTGCAGCGTGCCTGGGAGCTGGTCGGCACCCCGGAGGGCCGTGCGGCCTACGACCGCAGCCACGGCATCGGCGTCGAGACGGAGTGGGGCGGATGGCGGGCCCCCGACACTCGCAGGGACACGCGACCGCGCCCGAAGTCGTACGGCGAGCCCGGTGCGTGGCGGCGTGCCCGATACGTGGCCCTGCTGCAGGAGTGGGCCGGCGAAGAGGTCGCCGACCCGTACGCCCCGGCGCTGGTGCGCGCGGCACCGCGCGAGCTCAAGCGCCTGCTCGCCGACGCGCTGGCCGAGGAGGGCACCGCCCAGACCGTCGCCGGTCTGGGCATGGGCTTCACCCTGTGGCACGGCGTGGCCGTTGCGGCATCCGCCGATGCGGAGACGACGGATGCCGCGGACCGGCTCGACCACATCGTGCTCGGCCCCTCCGGCCTGTACGGCGTGATGTCGGCCGACTTCGGCGGCGTGGTCGGATTCCGTCGCGGCGAGATCACCGGTCCGAGCCTGGGTCACCGGGCGCCGGTCACGACGCTCCTCGCCCAGATCAACACTGTCGCCCGCACCGCGCGCGTGCGCTTCAGCGGCGCGATCGTCGCCCTGCCCGACGACGACCTGTCGCAGGCGGTCACGCCGCTCGGCAGCATCCGCGGACTCCCGGTGGTGGTCGTCCGCCGCAGTGCCCTGCCGCTGCTGCTGCGGAAGGGGATGCCGGGCGCCCGGGTCATCGGAGGCAACGAGCTGTTCGACATCCGCACCCGCCTGATCCAGCGGTCCCGCCTGGCCTGA
- a CDS encoding carbohydrate ABC transporter permease: MTDNRRLRTRWLGAQPIGGLFALPYFVFVIAIFAYPLAFAVYIAFHDYFFTAPGTEPDRPFVGFENFVTVLTDPRVLGSFRNTLAFLVINVPLTAVLSLVLAAALNTGIRWVAAYRVAFYVPYLTASVSLVGVWMLLFSGNGLINSILGPLAPDPSWLVNSGLAMPMIALYVTWKQLGFYILLYLAALQNVPKELYESAETDGAGAFKRFLHVTVPGVRSATTLVLILSIITGANLFTEPYLLTNGGGPDGASSTPVLLIYQLGIQQQNPDTAAAIGMILVILVGMLSLAANRATRER; the protein is encoded by the coding sequence ATGACCGACAACCGGCGGTTGCGCACCCGATGGCTGGGTGCGCAACCGATCGGCGGCCTCTTCGCGCTGCCGTACTTCGTGTTCGTGATCGCGATCTTCGCGTATCCGCTCGCGTTCGCTGTCTACATCGCCTTCCACGACTACTTCTTCACCGCCCCGGGCACCGAGCCCGACCGCCCGTTCGTCGGGTTCGAGAACTTCGTCACCGTGCTCACCGATCCGCGTGTGCTCGGCTCGTTCCGCAACACGCTGGCCTTCCTGGTGATCAACGTGCCGCTGACCGCGGTGCTCTCGCTCGTGCTCGCCGCAGCGCTCAACACCGGCATCCGCTGGGTGGCCGCGTATCGGGTCGCGTTCTACGTGCCGTACCTAACGGCGAGCGTGTCGCTGGTCGGCGTGTGGATGCTGCTGTTCTCGGGCAACGGACTGATCAACTCGATCCTCGGCCCGCTCGCGCCCGATCCGTCGTGGCTCGTGAACAGCGGGCTCGCGATGCCGATGATCGCGCTCTACGTGACCTGGAAGCAGCTGGGCTTCTACATCCTGCTGTATCTCGCGGCGCTCCAGAACGTGCCGAAGGAGCTCTACGAATCGGCGGAGACCGACGGCGCCGGCGCCTTCAAGCGCTTCCTGCACGTCACGGTCCCCGGCGTCCGCAGCGCCACCACGCTCGTGCTGATCCTGTCGATCATCACCGGCGCCAACCTCTTCACCGAGCCGTATCTGCTCACCAACGGCGGAGGGCCGGACGGCGCCTCCTCCACCCCGGTGCTGCTCATCTACCAGCTGGGCATCCAGCAGCAGAACCCCGACACGGCCGCAGCGATCGGCATGATCCTCGTGATCCTCGTCGGGATGCTGTCGCTGGCGGCGAACCGCGCGACCAGGGAGCGATGA
- a CDS encoding sensor histidine kinase, whose translation MPSIDPSPREPAHTWASLIGSIRIGQAVITVVLLVIGAVRASADGIPLPWVLALSLVFLGWYGGGLLLGERTADRRLATWWLLGLTLIWLGTVAVSPEFVWLAFPLWLLAGFVMRLRWALLLSVVILAVVVAAPLLHTGATSYANVIGPLVGGVFALGISRGYLELVRDGRERRRLIASLVATQEEMAALQDELARMQRESGASAERTRVSRDIHDTVAQSVSSIGMLARSALEADDAAQSTRALRQIGTLAAEGLADARRIVNALMPAELESSALGDALARMLERLAEETGIAATLHVDDDLPALGLDVEVALLRTAQSALANVRSHAAASRVVVTLADAGDAVRLDIVDDGIGFDATRWEAQGGVGSRGGGYGLRSMRARLRELGGGLDVESVQGDGAALSAHVPLGGPSPARDAGGDG comes from the coding sequence ATGCCGTCCATCGACCCGTCGCCGCGGGAGCCCGCCCACACCTGGGCGAGCCTGATCGGGTCGATCCGCATCGGCCAGGCGGTCATCACGGTCGTGCTGCTCGTGATCGGGGCCGTTCGCGCGTCGGCCGACGGCATCCCGCTGCCCTGGGTCCTGGCGCTGTCGCTCGTCTTCCTCGGCTGGTACGGCGGTGGTCTCCTGCTCGGCGAACGCACCGCGGATCGGCGTCTGGCGACCTGGTGGCTGCTCGGGCTGACGCTGATCTGGCTCGGCACGGTCGCCGTGTCGCCCGAGTTCGTGTGGCTCGCGTTCCCGCTCTGGCTGCTCGCCGGGTTCGTGATGCGCCTGCGCTGGGCGCTGCTGCTCAGCGTCGTCATCCTCGCGGTCGTGGTCGCCGCCCCGCTGCTGCACACCGGCGCGACGAGCTACGCGAACGTGATCGGGCCGCTCGTCGGGGGCGTCTTCGCGTTGGGCATCTCCCGCGGCTACCTCGAACTCGTGCGCGACGGTCGCGAACGGCGACGGCTGATCGCCTCGCTCGTCGCCACGCAGGAGGAGATGGCGGCACTGCAGGACGAGCTCGCCCGTATGCAGCGCGAGTCGGGCGCGAGCGCCGAGCGCACCAGGGTCTCTCGCGACATCCACGACACCGTCGCCCAGAGCGTCTCCTCGATCGGGATGTTGGCGCGCTCGGCTCTGGAGGCCGACGACGCCGCACAGAGCACCCGCGCCCTCCGCCAGATCGGCACGCTCGCGGCCGAGGGGCTGGCCGACGCGCGGCGCATCGTGAACGCGCTGATGCCCGCCGAGCTCGAGTCCAGTGCGCTGGGCGACGCCCTCGCGCGCATGCTCGAGCGTCTCGCCGAGGAGACCGGCATCGCCGCGACGCTCCATGTCGACGACGACTTGCCCGCGCTCGGCCTCGACGTCGAGGTCGCGCTGCTGCGCACGGCGCAGTCCGCCCTCGCGAACGTGCGCTCGCACGCGGCCGCCTCCCGGGTGGTGGTCACGCTGGCCGACGCGGGCGATGCGGTCCGGCTCGACATCGTCGACGACGGGATCGGATTCGACGCGACCCGGTGGGAAGCCCAGGGCGGGGTGGGGAGCCGGGGCGGCGGCTACGGACTGCGCTCCATGCGCGCGCGATTGCGGGAGCTCGGCGGAGGACTCGACGTGGAGAGCGTCCAGGGCGACGGAGCGGCGCTGTCGGCGCACGTCCCGCTCGGTGGCCCGTCTCCGGCCCGGGATGCCGGAGGCGACGGATGA
- a CDS encoding DUF2871 domain-containing protein has product MRRLFHAAFAYMLVGVASGLFYREFTKINGFPEGEATQLGLVHTHLLVLGFVVLLIVLLLEKAFTLSESRLFAWFFWLYNAGLVLTSAMLVWHGSLTVLGQESSKMIAGIAGVGHMLLTAGMVLLFLALRKRIFVAKTAAPEDAALARA; this is encoded by the coding sequence ATGCGCAGACTCTTCCACGCCGCGTTCGCCTACATGCTCGTAGGCGTCGCCTCCGGACTCTTCTACCGCGAGTTCACCAAGATCAACGGCTTCCCGGAGGGGGAGGCGACCCAGCTCGGCCTCGTGCACACGCACCTGCTCGTGCTGGGCTTCGTCGTGCTCCTCATCGTCCTCCTCCTGGAGAAGGCGTTCACGCTCTCCGAGAGCCGCCTCTTCGCGTGGTTCTTCTGGCTCTACAACGCCGGCCTCGTGCTGACGTCGGCGATGCTCGTATGGCACGGCTCCCTCACGGTGCTCGGTCAGGAGTCGTCGAAGATGATCGCCGGCATCGCGGGTGTCGGCCACATGCTGCTCACCGCCGGCATGGTGCTGCTCTTCCTCGCGCTGCGCAAGCGGATCTTCGTCGCGAAGACCGCTGCTCCGGAGGATGCCGCCCTGGCGCGCGCCTAG
- a CDS encoding LacI family DNA-binding transcriptional regulator, protein MSRTTIADVAREAGVTKATVSHALSGNRPISDETRAKVLAAAAKLDWVPSQSARALATRRANAIAVVLARDPEVIANDSFFPAFIAGVESVLAESETALLLQVVPDRDAEERAYRTLSHGRADGALLLDLRADDWRVPLLDELNLPTVLVGAYEQPTDFSCVRTDDAAPVREILAHLRAGGHERIAHVSGPLDYVHSRARADAYLAEIGSDELLREGDFTAASGRDLTEELLALPERPTAILYSNDTMAIAGLSYARSQGLSIPRDLAISGFDDDHLSAHLSPALTSVSSDPAARGRAAARILREVILGAQPRTEFVDCNVVHFRDSTS, encoded by the coding sequence ATGAGCCGCACGACGATCGCCGACGTGGCCCGCGAGGCCGGCGTGACCAAGGCGACGGTCTCCCACGCCCTCAGCGGCAATCGCCCGATCTCCGACGAGACCAGGGCGAAGGTCCTCGCCGCGGCCGCGAAGCTCGACTGGGTGCCCAGCCAGAGCGCCAGGGCTCTCGCCACCCGCCGCGCCAACGCGATCGCCGTGGTGCTGGCCCGCGATCCCGAGGTCATCGCGAACGACTCCTTCTTCCCGGCATTCATCGCCGGCGTCGAATCCGTGCTCGCCGAGTCCGAGACCGCACTCCTGCTCCAGGTCGTGCCGGACCGCGACGCCGAGGAGCGCGCGTACCGCACCCTCAGCCACGGCCGCGCCGACGGCGCGCTCCTGCTCGACCTCCGCGCCGACGACTGGCGCGTCCCGCTGCTCGACGAGCTGAACCTGCCCACCGTGCTCGTCGGCGCCTACGAGCAGCCGACCGACTTCTCCTGCGTCCGCACCGACGACGCTGCTCCCGTGCGCGAGATCCTCGCCCACCTCCGTGCCGGCGGACACGAGCGCATCGCCCACGTCTCCGGTCCGCTCGACTACGTGCACTCCCGTGCGCGCGCCGACGCGTATCTCGCCGAGATCGGCAGCGACGAGCTGCTCCGCGAAGGCGACTTCACCGCAGCCAGCGGACGTGACCTGACCGAAGAGCTGCTCGCCCTGCCGGAGCGTCCGACGGCGATCCTGTACTCGAACGACACCATGGCGATAGCGGGGCTCTCGTACGCCCGCTCGCAGGGTCTCTCGATCCCCCGTGACCTCGCGATCTCGGGATTCGACGACGACCACCTGTCGGCTCACCTCTCTCCGGCGCTGACCAGCGTCTCGTCGGATCCCGCGGCGCGTGGTCGCGCCGCCGCCCGCATCCTGCGGGAGGTCATCCTCGGCGCGCAGCCGCGCACCGAGTTCGTCGACTGCAACGTCGTGCACTTCCGCGACAGCACCAGTTAG
- a CDS encoding glycoside hydrolase family 130 protein, producing MFSGASFPLGPFTPYEGNPILRPRGDSWESANLYNPAAIVDGDEVVLLYRAHADDIISHIGIARSSDGVTFTREDAPILSPSEDYETYGCEDPRIALIDGTYYLTYTGWDRRSAQLCLATSTDLRTWTKHGPLFDDFDTFKTMDPRGFNWSKAGVIVPQRMHGKWWMYFGEGAIYWATSDDLIHWTPGTADTDPMYSPTPGTWDEALVEIGTSPVVTDNGLLLFLTNGATRVVNDDGSVDVDYRCGQIAIDPDEPTKVIARLQEPWLRPQTFEDRHGLVSNVTFVEGLVKFQEKWFAYYGQSDTTLAVAIHDPAEPWGRALRE from the coding sequence ATGTTCTCCGGAGCCTCCTTCCCCCTCGGTCCGTTCACCCCGTACGAGGGCAACCCGATCCTGCGCCCGCGCGGCGACAGCTGGGAGTCGGCGAACCTCTACAACCCGGCGGCGATCGTCGACGGCGACGAGGTCGTGCTGCTCTACCGGGCGCACGCCGACGACATCATCTCCCACATCGGCATCGCCCGCTCGAGCGACGGCGTGACCTTCACCCGCGAGGATGCGCCGATCCTGTCGCCGTCCGAGGACTACGAGACCTACGGCTGCGAGGACCCGCGCATCGCACTGATCGACGGCACCTACTACCTCACCTACACGGGGTGGGATCGCCGCAGCGCGCAGCTGTGCCTCGCGACCTCGACGGACCTCCGCACCTGGACCAAGCACGGCCCATTGTTCGACGACTTCGACACCTTCAAGACCATGGACCCCCGCGGGTTCAACTGGTCGAAGGCCGGGGTCATCGTGCCGCAGCGGATGCACGGTAAGTGGTGGATGTACTTCGGCGAGGGGGCGATCTACTGGGCGACCAGCGACGACCTCATCCACTGGACCCCCGGCACGGCCGACACCGATCCGATGTACTCGCCGACGCCCGGCACCTGGGACGAGGCGCTCGTCGAGATCGGCACCTCTCCGGTCGTGACCGACAACGGCCTGCTGCTGTTCCTGACGAACGGCGCCACCCGCGTCGTGAACGACGACGGCTCCGTCGACGTCGACTACCGCTGCGGTCAGATCGCGATCGACCCGGATGAGCCGACGAAGGTGATCGCGCGCCTGCAGGAGCCGTGGCTGCGTCCGCAGACCTTCGAGGACAGGCACGGGCTCGTCTCGAACGTGACCTTCGTCGAGGGCCTCGTGAAGTTCCAGGAGAAGTGGTTCGCGTACTACGGCCAGTCCGACACGACGCTCGCGGTCGCGATCCACGACCCGGCAGAGCCGTGGGGCCGTGCGCTGCGGGAGTGA
- a CDS encoding response regulator: protein MTAVRVLLVDDHPIVRAGVRSLFDHRDDVEVVGEASSGEEAVLLARHLHPDVVLCDLRLGEGMDGVATTAALRAQHPAPAVIILTTFDRDAEILGAIEAGAAGYLLKDVAPDDIVRAIRQAASGGLVLAPEISERVVQVMRAPRVRLTDREREVLALLDTGASNREIAKTLFVTEATVKTHLVHVFEKLGADSRARAIAIARDAGLL from the coding sequence ATGACGGCCGTGCGGGTGCTGCTCGTCGACGATCACCCCATCGTCCGGGCCGGGGTGCGCTCCCTGTTCGACCACCGTGACGACGTCGAGGTGGTCGGCGAGGCGTCGTCCGGCGAGGAGGCTGTCCTGCTCGCCCGGCACCTGCACCCCGATGTCGTGCTCTGCGACCTGCGACTCGGGGAGGGGATGGACGGCGTGGCGACGACCGCCGCCCTGCGCGCACAGCATCCGGCTCCCGCCGTGATCATCCTGACGACGTTCGATCGTGACGCCGAGATCCTCGGTGCGATCGAAGCGGGCGCGGCGGGGTACCTCCTCAAGGACGTCGCGCCCGACGACATCGTGCGCGCCATCCGTCAGGCGGCGTCCGGAGGGCTCGTGCTCGCCCCGGAGATCAGCGAGCGGGTCGTGCAGGTGATGCGCGCGCCCCGCGTGCGACTCACCGATCGCGAGCGCGAGGTCCTCGCCCTGCTCGACACCGGGGCATCCAACCGCGAGATCGCGAAGACCCTCTTCGTCACCGAGGCGACCGTGAAGACGCACCTGGTGCACGTGTTCGAGAAGCTCGGCGCCGACAGCCGCGCCCGCGCGATCGCCATCGCGCGGGACGCCGGTCTGCTCTGA